The proteins below are encoded in one region of Pomacea canaliculata isolate SZHN2017 linkage group LG7, ASM307304v1, whole genome shotgun sequence:
- the LOC112567429 gene encoding uncharacterized protein LOC112567429, whose translation MNTFKLCCAFVILLTLMKGALFLTCGFSKFTEGLSKEEKSFININYTINVMASPDVTDTLNADYQVCEGNSLRTACIFVYDKNFNEFKKDVSGRTGVTCYWEQRHVSSSVVALDIYISQVVTRSLSAMIISTGRGGDPKPTRLIHVEVLYPPNVKSLTVDGGDNVIIDEDKVVSVSCFFEKGNPPGLFYLLDKHGAKLNSSSSEGHLSYSLTARCEDDWPVVRCEGNGSQHNMSMAILVKCRPQFVYKSTKIINHGVDTVTFGVKAHTTAVNGCLLTLLTLQENNTREVNCILTGNPPDLVLSLQLERDDSFRGNWTLILSNDWGSSNTTFIVLDESTPELTSGTTINIELVCGIVAAVALIAVAGICANRKVKVQRYDTIFKKGNDFKCSQ comes from the exons gtgGGTTTTCTAAGTTTACCGAAGGCCtgagtaaagaagaaaaaagttttatcaataTCAACTACACCATCAACGTTATGGCAAGTCCTGATGTTACAGACACACTTAACGCTGATTATCAAGTATGTGAAGGAAACTCTCTGAGAACTGCATGTATATTTGTCTACGACAAAAACTTTAACGAGTTTAAGAAGGACGTGAGTGGAAGGACAGGAGTCACCTGCTACTGGGAACAACGACACGTGAGCAGCTCTGTGGTGGCTTTAGACATCTACATCTCTCAGGTCGTCACCAGGTCACTGAGTGCGATGATAATCTCCACTGGCAGAGGTGGGGATCCCAAACCTACCCGACTGATACATGTTGAGGTGTTGT acccACCCAATGTCAAGAGTCTGACTGTGGACGGGGGCGATAATGTCATCATCGATGAGGACAAGGTGGTTAGTGTTTCCTGCTTCTTTGAGAAGGGCAATCCCCCAGGTCTCTTCTATTTGCTGGATAAACATGGAGCTAAGCTGAATTCCTCTAGTTCTGAAGGACACCTTAGCTACTCTCTTACTGCCCGgtgtgaagatgactggccAGTCGTCAGGTGTGAAGGCAACGGGTCGCAACATAATATGTCCATGGCAATACTCGTCAAGT GTCGTCCtcagtttgtttacaagtcaACGAAAATCATCAATCATGGTGTTGACACTGTAACGTTTGGTGTCAAGGCTCACACCACAGCAGTCAATGGATGCCTCTTGACATTACtcactttacaagaaaacaacactAGGGAAGTGAACTGCATCCTTACTGGGAATCCACCTGACCTCGTCCTAAGTCTTCAGCTCGAGAGAGACGACAGTTTCCGTGGAAACTGGACATTGATACTAAGCAATGACTGGGGCTCTTCCAACACAACTTTCATTGTGTTAGATGAGTCAA cacCAGAGCTAACTTCAGGGACAACAATAAACATCGAACTCGTGTGCGGCATTGTGGCTGCTGTAGCTTTGATCGCTGTTGCTGGTATTTGTGCCAATagaaaggtcaaagtgcaaAGATATgatacgatttttaaaaaaggtaatgACTTTAAATGTAGCCAATAA